In bacterium, a single window of DNA contains:
- a CDS encoding class I SAM-dependent RNA methyltransferase → MAGDRMTVTTGSPVHGGYVLARPEGMGVLFVRWALPGEVVSVRIVEKKRDYAYAVTEEVLSPSPHRVAPPCEVYGECGGCQLQHADDPYQRGMKIEILREAFRRIGKMDVAPETAPPGEPFGYRYRGRFRVDGEKVGFHAERSRRLVPITRCPLMIDAINAVLPGLRGLDRFANVSEVQVAGDGVRASASFPGVPFGKGIVEHLAGRTGGVLTGARFGDRSWGEERITLPLEGISYSVSPAGFFQANWSMNRAMVRRIAFLLGQSAGMRLLDLYAGAGNFALPLAAGVREVVAVEGEARSFRELRGNVRENAVGNVRIVRSSVETFRPEGRFDVLVLDPPRAGLSGRSLARVREIAAEKVFYVSCNPATLARDVRSLSDRYGLASLEMHDFFPNTHHVEALAILKAR, encoded by the coding sequence GTGGCGGGTGACCGGATGACGGTGACGACGGGTTCTCCGGTGCACGGGGGATACGTCCTTGCCCGGCCGGAAGGGATGGGAGTCCTGTTCGTCCGGTGGGCCCTGCCGGGGGAAGTCGTCTCGGTGCGCATCGTGGAGAAGAAACGGGACTATGCGTACGCGGTAACGGAGGAGGTCCTTTCCCCCTCCCCGCATCGCGTGGCACCGCCGTGCGAGGTGTACGGGGAGTGCGGGGGATGCCAGCTGCAGCACGCCGACGATCCGTACCAGCGCGGGATGAAGATCGAGATCCTGCGGGAGGCGTTCCGCCGGATCGGGAAGATGGATGTCGCGCCGGAGACCGCTCCCCCGGGCGAGCCGTTCGGATACCGGTATCGGGGACGGTTCCGGGTGGACGGGGAAAAGGTCGGGTTCCACGCCGAGCGGTCCCGCCGCCTGGTGCCGATCACCCGCTGCCCGCTGATGATCGACGCGATCAACGCCGTCCTCCCCGGCCTGCGCGGGCTGGATCGCTTCGCGAACGTCTCCGAGGTCCAGGTGGCCGGGGACGGGGTCCGGGCGTCCGCCTCCTTCCCGGGGGTGCCGTTCGGGAAAGGGATCGTGGAGCACCTCGCCGGACGGACCGGGGGCGTCCTCACGGGTGCGCGATTCGGGGACCGTTCGTGGGGGGAGGAACGGATCACTCTTCCGTTGGAGGGCATCTCGTACTCCGTCTCGCCCGCGGGTTTTTTCCAGGCGAACTGGTCCATGAACCGGGCGATGGTGCGCCGGATCGCCTTCCTGCTGGGGCAGTCCGCCGGAATGCGCCTGCTCGACCTCTACGCGGGCGCCGGGAATTTCGCCCTTCCCCTCGCGGCCGGGGTGCGGGAGGTCGTCGCGGTCGAAGGGGAGGCGCGGTCGTTCCGGGAGCTGCGCGGGAACGTGCGGGAAAACGCCGTCGGGAACGTCCGGATCGTCCGTTCGAGCGTGGAAACGTTCCGGCCGGAAGGACGGTTCGACGTGCTGGTCCTCGATCCTCCGAGGGCGGGCCTGTCGGGACGGTCGCTGGCGCGGGTCCGGGAGATCGCCGCGGAGAAGGTGTTCTACGTCTCCTGCAACCCGGCGACCCTCGCGCGCGACGTCCGATCCCTGTCGGACCGGTACGGTCTCGCCTCGCTCGAGATGCACGACTTCTTCCCCAACACGCACCACGTCGAGGCGCTGGCGATCCTGAAGGCCCGATAA
- a CDS encoding succinate dehydrogenase cytochrome b subunit translates to MRLLSDTIGRKAVVAVTGLLMVLFIVVHLLGNSTIFAGPDGINAYAEKLHGLGPFVLVFRAFMAVVLCFHVVFAILLTLENRAANPGKYAVKKMLKATFASETMIWTGLLLLAFLVYHLLQFTVRITPDIVLGTDAKNRVDVFTMVFSSFRITPIALVYVAAMVTLFLHLSHGIQSIFQTIGLNNDKTMPQFGALGKLLSALFLVGYSAIPVLILAGILAK, encoded by the coding sequence ATGCGACTACTTTCGGACACGATCGGAAGGAAGGCGGTAGTGGCGGTGACGGGGCTGTTGATGGTCCTGTTCATCGTCGTGCATCTGCTGGGAAACTCCACGATCTTCGCAGGACCGGACGGCATCAACGCGTACGCGGAGAAGCTCCACGGGCTGGGGCCCTTCGTCCTCGTTTTCCGGGCCTTCATGGCGGTGGTGCTCTGCTTCCACGTGGTATTCGCGATCCTGCTGACGCTCGAGAACCGGGCGGCGAACCCGGGCAAATACGCCGTCAAGAAGATGTTGAAGGCGACGTTCGCCAGCGAGACGATGATCTGGACCGGGCTCCTTCTCCTTGCCTTCCTCGTCTACCACCTGCTGCAGTTCACCGTCCGCATCACCCCCGACATCGTCCTCGGGACCGACGCGAAGAACCGCGTCGACGTCTTCACCATGGTCTTCTCCAGCTTCCGGATCACCCCGATCGCCCTGGTCTACGTGGCCGCCATGGTGACGCTCTTCCTGCACCTGTCCCACGGGATCCAGAGCATCTTCCAGACGATCGGGCTGAACAACGACAAGACCATGCCGCAGTTCGGCGCGCTGGGCAAGCTTCTCTCCGCCCTCTTCCTCGTGGGCTACAGCGCAATCCCCGTGCTCATTCTCGCCGGCATCCTGGCCAAATAA
- a CDS encoding NAD-glutamate dehydrogenase domain-containing protein, translating to MRPDAEHRMDRDVLRSLRATSGTARENLAWLHAGMAPIFFHTMREEPEAVAALCLHLRELSRNRHLVLADREKEMMLARLSVPGSLYETLRFLGPREISYAEIAHSYSNVPGADKELEFQRYEFDRKAESEISASGDPGIPAGIRRGIFTSLRNFSPPVPPLVREELLRLLWRNNPGYVRLSPAERVARILWLLHQAKSRMGIHIDVQDADTGPREGTPESRVLFAVGNPPQKDHLLQVMEVFNRLNLGVRRAYTLTISTGSFPYFLGTFYVIRREGGLLEKDSPLFRRLCRELYNTQILATGSKVYRQFVLARLMTGDEASLVNAFIGFCHTSLAHNQPHRFTLEDVSRSFHSHPDIALQLTRLFELRFDPEIADREPAYEAALRAVTKEIEEYNTGHRQLDEFRRTIFRATLSFVRRTLKTNFFVPEKHALAFRLDPAYLDDLGPEFTSDLPQGRPFRVTYFFGRNGLGYHIGFSDIARGGWRTLFTRTRDDYVTVANTLFRENYVLAHTQHLKNKDIYEGGSKMVVVINAPDLRTKDRMNQRLYKVQYAFINAFLDIFVTENGRAKDPRVVDYYGEDEPIELGPDENMHDTMIEMIAELSVRRGYLLGIGIMSSKRVGINHKEYGVTSTGVVKFAEIAMREMGVDIRTAPFSVKFTGGPNGDVAGNAMRILLDRCPKASIRLILDGTGALCDPAGIDRGELSRIVLHGDVEAFRPEKLRPGGFLLYRNERRTEGLRELYKRVDRTDAGVVPSWVTADEFNKEFDGLLFTVPADLFLPAGGRPETVDATNWRRFFGADGTPTTRVIVEGANSFLTPEARTELQKRGIVVLRDASANKCGVISSSYEIIGNLLMTEKEFLAHKEEYVRDVLAILEKRAEDEALLIFRRKREAGASLSYTEISDAISVEINGHYARLFDFFRSHPALAQKGPYRRALLSHLPRFLRGNARFRRRIARLPVKYRWAILASEIASTIVYRGGFERDFEGDLERYAEKTFSRR from the coding sequence ATGCGGCCCGACGCCGAGCACCGGATGGATCGGGACGTCCTTCGGAGCCTCCGGGCCACCTCCGGGACGGCCCGGGAAAACCTCGCGTGGCTCCACGCCGGCATGGCGCCGATCTTCTTCCACACGATGCGGGAGGAACCGGAGGCGGTCGCCGCCCTCTGCCTCCACCTGCGCGAACTCTCCCGGAACCGCCACCTCGTCCTCGCCGACCGGGAGAAGGAGATGATGCTCGCGCGCCTCTCCGTCCCCGGCTCCCTCTACGAGACGCTGCGGTTCCTCGGCCCCCGCGAGATCTCCTACGCGGAGATCGCCCATTCGTATTCCAACGTGCCGGGCGCGGACAAGGAGCTCGAGTTCCAGCGGTACGAGTTCGACCGGAAAGCGGAGTCCGAGATCTCCGCGTCGGGAGACCCCGGCATCCCGGCCGGGATCCGGCGCGGCATCTTCACCTCCCTGCGGAACTTCTCCCCCCCTGTCCCTCCCTTGGTCCGGGAGGAGCTGCTGCGCCTGCTCTGGCGCAACAACCCCGGGTACGTCCGCCTCTCCCCGGCGGAACGGGTGGCGCGGATCCTGTGGCTCCTCCACCAGGCGAAAAGCCGCATGGGGATCCACATCGACGTGCAGGACGCCGACACGGGACCGCGGGAAGGGACCCCGGAGAGCCGCGTCCTCTTCGCCGTCGGGAACCCGCCGCAGAAGGATCACCTGCTCCAGGTGATGGAAGTGTTCAACCGGCTCAACCTCGGCGTCCGGCGCGCGTACACCTTGACGATCTCCACCGGCTCCTTCCCGTACTTCCTGGGGACGTTCTACGTGATCCGCCGCGAGGGGGGGCTCCTCGAGAAGGATTCCCCCCTCTTCCGCCGGCTGTGCCGCGAGCTCTACAACACCCAGATCCTGGCCACCGGCTCGAAGGTGTACCGTCAGTTCGTCCTCGCCCGCCTGATGACGGGGGACGAGGCGTCGCTCGTGAACGCCTTCATCGGCTTCTGCCACACGAGCCTCGCCCACAACCAGCCCCACCGCTTCACCCTCGAGGACGTTTCCCGGTCGTTCCACTCCCACCCGGACATCGCCCTCCAGCTCACACGGCTGTTCGAGCTGCGGTTCGACCCGGAGATCGCGGACCGGGAACCCGCGTATGAGGCGGCGCTCCGGGCGGTGACGAAAGAGATCGAGGAGTACAACACGGGACATCGGCAGCTGGACGAGTTCCGCCGCACGATCTTCCGGGCCACCCTCTCCTTCGTCCGCCGGACGCTCAAGACGAACTTCTTCGTGCCGGAGAAGCACGCGCTCGCCTTCCGCCTCGACCCGGCCTACCTCGACGACCTCGGCCCCGAATTCACCTCGGACCTTCCCCAGGGACGTCCCTTCCGGGTCACCTATTTTTTCGGACGCAACGGCCTCGGGTACCACATCGGCTTCTCCGACATCGCCCGCGGCGGGTGGCGGACCCTTTTCACGCGCACCCGCGACGACTACGTCACGGTGGCGAACACCCTGTTCCGCGAAAACTACGTCCTCGCCCACACCCAGCACCTGAAGAACAAGGACATCTACGAGGGCGGCTCGAAAATGGTGGTGGTGATCAACGCCCCCGATCTCCGGACGAAGGACCGGATGAACCAGAGGCTCTACAAGGTCCAGTACGCCTTCATCAACGCATTCCTCGACATCTTCGTCACGGAAAACGGGAGGGCGAAGGATCCGCGGGTGGTCGACTACTACGGCGAGGACGAGCCGATCGAGCTGGGGCCCGACGAGAACATGCACGACACGATGATCGAGATGATCGCGGAGCTGTCCGTCCGACGGGGGTACCTGCTCGGTATCGGCATCATGTCGAGCAAGCGGGTGGGGATCAACCACAAGGAGTACGGCGTCACCTCGACCGGGGTGGTGAAATTCGCCGAGATCGCGATGCGCGAGATGGGCGTCGACATCCGGACCGCCCCGTTTTCCGTGAAATTCACCGGGGGACCGAACGGGGACGTGGCCGGGAACGCGATGCGCATCCTCCTCGACCGGTGCCCGAAGGCGTCGATCCGGCTGATCCTCGACGGCACCGGGGCGCTGTGCGATCCCGCGGGGATCGACCGCGGCGAGCTCTCCCGGATCGTCCTCCACGGCGACGTCGAGGCGTTCCGCCCCGAAAAGCTCCGCCCGGGGGGATTCCTCCTGTACCGGAACGAGAGGCGCACGGAAGGATTGCGGGAGCTGTACAAGCGGGTGGACCGGACCGACGCGGGAGTCGTTCCGTCGTGGGTCACGGCGGACGAGTTCAACAAGGAGTTCGACGGGCTCCTGTTCACCGTCCCCGCCGACCTCTTCCTCCCAGCGGGGGGACGTCCGGAAACGGTGGACGCCACGAACTGGAGGCGCTTCTTCGGGGCCGACGGGACGCCCACGACCCGCGTGATCGTCGAGGGGGCGAACTCGTTCCTCACCCCGGAGGCCCGGACGGAGCTCCAGAAGCGGGGCATCGTGGTCCTTCGGGACGCTTCCGCGAACAAGTGCGGCGTCATCTCCTCCTCCTACGAGATCATCGGCAACCTGCTGATGACCGAGAAGGAGTTCCTCGCGCACAAGGAGGAGTATGTGCGGGACGTGCTGGCGATCCTCGAAAAGCGCGCGGAGGACGAAGCGCTCCTCATCTTCCGGCGGAAGCGGGAAGCGGGAGCGTCGCTGTCTTACACGGAGATTTCCGACGCGATCAGCGTGGAGATCAACGGCCACTACGCCCGGCTGTTCGACTTTTTCCGTTCGCACCCGGCCCTTGCGCAGAAAGGGCCGTACCGCAGGGCGCTGCTGTCGCACCTGCCGCGGTTCCTGCGCGGGAACGCCCGGTTCCGGCGGAGGATCGCGCGCCTGCCCGTCAAGTACCGGTGGGCGATCCTGGCGAGCGAGATCGCGTCGACGATCGTCTACCGGGGCGGCTTCGAGCGGGACTTCGAGGGGGACCTGGAACGGTACGCGGAAAAGACATTTTCCCGCAGGTAG
- a CDS encoding PAS domain S-box protein has product MNKKKLVPIALIVGTLVAGVFLAVHLHMETREKVLSQFNGHQLLIARQAAAQIESYFLARSQDLRYLSSLASLRHPDGKTAAADVEANFSRLNKEHIREILILDAKGRVAYSTGGDPIGSSYARSGVYDWATKPASKGMVRLLVDKPDGQDLPAAGADIRPSSPRIFLVTPLYRDSASGGSSGPGRNFSGILLACVDLERILAGRSLLHTPADNSFPFGIWIMDEDGTILLQSEHPAMSLNNIRDVGRECDRCHASFGYAEKILKEKMGVVEYQAKGGQEKVAAFAPMTFDGTSWIVVLNVPVNEVTGFLQKNVSQTGGLLGIVVLVLGFASLSMYRNHLQELAIERDAGHLREKQELLEELRETRDYLENLLEYANGPIIVWDPSFRITRFNRAFEHMTEYAAGEVVGRELSMLFPEASRSDALAKISRTLGGEHWESVEIPILRKDGAVRVALWNSATLYATDGKTVVAMIAQGQDITARKRAEEEKLGLERQMQQTQRMESLGVLAGGIAHDFNNLLMAVMGHAELALYRISPMSPARESLTGITTAARRAADLCRQMLAYTGKASFALERMELWELVEEMAHLLQTVISKKAILNLNLERGVPPIHADPSQIRQVVMNLIINASEATGERSGVITVSVGATRCDEEYLRRTEMFDSLPPGMYVHLEVTDTGCGMDAETRTRIFEPFFTTKFTGRGLGLAAVLGIVRAHRGALKVYTELGKGTTFKILFPAMEGVKGGTGNDDSAAPPDWRGEGTILLVDDEESLLALGAEMLEHLGFAVLTAADGRAALDLYRRRGEEIDLVLMDLTMPHMDGAEAFGEMRRLNPAVRVVLSSGYSREEVSARFAGNSPAGVIQKPYTIAKLKEHLHGLMPSHRVTLG; this is encoded by the coding sequence ATGAACAAAAAGAAACTGGTCCCGATCGCCTTGATCGTCGGAACTCTGGTGGCCGGCGTATTCCTCGCCGTTCATCTTCACATGGAGACCAGGGAAAAGGTCCTCTCGCAATTCAACGGGCATCAACTCCTGATCGCCCGGCAGGCCGCCGCACAGATCGAATCGTATTTCCTTGCCCGCTCCCAGGACCTTCGATATCTTTCCTCGCTCGCCTCCTTGCGGCATCCCGATGGGAAAACGGCAGCGGCCGATGTCGAGGCGAACTTCAGCCGCTTGAACAAGGAGCACATCAGGGAGATCCTCATCCTCGATGCGAAGGGGCGGGTGGCGTATTCCACGGGTGGAGACCCTATCGGTTCGAGTTACGCCCGTTCCGGCGTTTATGACTGGGCGACGAAGCCGGCGAGCAAGGGGATGGTCCGGCTGCTGGTCGACAAGCCGGACGGGCAGGACCTGCCTGCGGCCGGGGCGGACATCAGGCCGTCTTCTCCCCGGATCTTCCTTGTAACGCCTTTATATCGGGATTCCGCCTCCGGCGGCTCTTCCGGTCCCGGCCGGAATTTTTCCGGGATTCTCCTTGCGTGCGTGGATCTCGAAAGAATCCTGGCCGGGCGGTCGCTCCTGCACACTCCGGCGGATAATTCGTTCCCGTTCGGGATATGGATCATGGACGAGGACGGGACGATCCTGCTGCAGTCCGAGCATCCGGCCATGTCGTTGAACAACATCCGGGACGTCGGCCGGGAATGCGACCGGTGCCACGCCTCCTTCGGCTATGCGGAGAAGATATTGAAGGAGAAGATGGGCGTCGTGGAATACCAGGCGAAAGGCGGGCAGGAAAAGGTCGCGGCCTTTGCGCCGATGACGTTCGACGGCACCTCGTGGATCGTCGTGCTCAACGTCCCGGTAAACGAGGTCACCGGTTTCCTCCAGAAGAACGTATCCCAGACGGGGGGACTCCTCGGCATCGTCGTGTTGGTCCTGGGTTTCGCCTCCCTTTCCATGTACAGGAACCACCTGCAGGAATTGGCCATCGAGCGGGACGCGGGACATTTGCGGGAGAAGCAGGAGTTGCTGGAGGAATTGCGGGAAACCCGCGACTACCTGGAGAATCTCCTCGAGTACGCCAACGGTCCGATCATCGTCTGGGACCCGTCGTTCCGGATCACGCGGTTCAACCGTGCCTTCGAACACATGACGGAATACGCCGCCGGGGAGGTCGTCGGCCGGGAACTCAGCATGCTCTTTCCCGAGGCGAGCCGGAGCGACGCGCTCGCCAAGATCTCCCGAACGCTCGGCGGCGAGCATTGGGAGTCCGTGGAGATCCCGATCCTCCGGAAGGACGGGGCCGTGCGGGTCGCGCTCTGGAACTCGGCCACCCTCTACGCGACGGACGGAAAGACCGTCGTCGCCATGATCGCCCAGGGGCAGGACATCACCGCGCGGAAGCGCGCGGAAGAGGAGAAGCTGGGCCTGGAGCGGCAGATGCAGCAGACGCAGAGGATGGAAAGCCTGGGAGTGCTGGCGGGAGGGATCGCGCACGACTTCAACAACCTCCTGATGGCCGTGATGGGGCATGCCGAGCTGGCCCTCTACCGGATCTCCCCGATGTCTCCGGCGCGGGAGAGCCTGACCGGGATCACGACCGCGGCGCGGCGTGCCGCCGACCTGTGCCGCCAGATGCTGGCGTATACCGGCAAGGCGTCGTTCGCACTGGAGCGGATGGAGCTGTGGGAGCTGGTCGAGGAGATGGCGCACCTGCTGCAGACCGTGATCTCGAAGAAGGCCATCCTGAACCTGAACCTGGAACGCGGCGTGCCCCCCATCCACGCGGACCCGAGCCAGATCCGTCAGGTCGTGATGAACCTGATCATCAACGCGTCGGAAGCGACCGGGGAACGGAGCGGCGTGATCACCGTGTCGGTGGGGGCGACGAGGTGCGACGAGGAATATCTACGCAGGACGGAGATGTTCGACAGCCTGCCGCCGGGGATGTACGTGCATCTCGAAGTGACCGACACCGGCTGCGGAATGGATGCCGAGACCAGGACCCGCATCTTCGAACCGTTCTTCACCACGAAGTTCACGGGACGGGGGCTGGGGCTGGCGGCCGTCCTGGGGATCGTCCGCGCGCACAGGGGGGCGCTCAAGGTCTATACCGAGCTCGGCAAGGGGACGACGTTCAAGATTCTCTTCCCCGCCATGGAGGGCGTGAAGGGCGGAACGGGGAACGATGACTCCGCCGCTCCCCCGGATTGGAGGGGAGAGGGGACGATCCTCCTGGTGGACGACGAGGAGAGCCTGTTGGCCCTCGGCGCGGAGATGCTGGAGCACCTGGGTTTCGCCGTGCTGACCGCCGCGGACGGCCGGGCGGCCTTGGACTTATACCGCCGGCGGGGGGAGGAGATCGACCTGGTGCTGATGGACCTGACGATGCCGCACATGGACGGCGCGGAAGCGTTCGGCGAAATGCGGCGGTTGAACCCTGCCGTCCGCGTCGTCCTGTCCAGCGGCTACAGCCGGGAGGAAGTCTCCGCGCGCTTCGCGGGGAATAGTCCCGCGGGAGTGATCCAGAAGCCGTACACCATCGCCAAGCTGAAGGAGCATCTCCACGGCCTGATGCCGTCGCATCGGGTCACCCTGGGGTGA
- a CDS encoding fumarate reductase/succinate dehydrogenase flavoprotein subunit: MILDGKAPTGPIEQSWDKHRFEMKLVNPSNKRKYKILVVGTGLAGASAAASLGELGYNVEAFCYQDSPRRAHSIAAQGGINAAKNYPNDGDSIWRLFYDTIKGGDFRSREADVWRLSQVSNNIIDQCVAQGVPFARDYAGYLDTRSFGGAQVSRTFYARGLTGQQLLLGAYSAISRQIKSGSVKLFPRTEMLDLVVVDGEAKGITVRDLVTGEIRVHTGDAVVLASGGYMNVFYLSTNAMGCSVTAIWKAHKKGAYFGNPCFTQIHPTCIPQAGDYQSKLTLMSESLRNDGRIWVPKKKEDCGKPANQIPEDDRDYYLERKYPSFGNLAPRDISSRAAKEQCDEGRGVGPGGRGVYLDFRDAIKRLGENVIRERYGNLFEMYERITDEDGYKAPMRIYPAPHYAMGGLWVDYNLMSNLPGLFVLGEANFSVHGANRLGASALMQGLADGYFVIPYTIANYLKDTKPGKVKADHPECAKSIEDVKGTTKKFLSIKGNRTPFEFIRELGIEMWNDVGMARSKESLTRAISKIPAIREEFWKNLKVSGTGAEMNQQLENASRTADFLEFGELIARDALNRDESCGGHFRVEHQYADGEAKRNDADFSYAAAWEFKGVDKEPELHKEPLKFENIHLAVRSYK, from the coding sequence GTGATCCTCGACGGAAAAGCACCGACCGGACCCATCGAACAGTCGTGGGACAAGCACCGCTTCGAAATGAAGCTGGTGAACCCCTCGAACAAGCGTAAGTACAAAATCCTCGTGGTCGGCACCGGCCTGGCCGGCGCCTCCGCCGCCGCTTCCCTGGGCGAGCTGGGGTATAACGTAGAGGCGTTCTGCTACCAGGACAGCCCCCGCCGCGCCCACAGCATCGCCGCCCAGGGCGGGATCAACGCCGCGAAGAACTACCCGAACGACGGCGACAGCATCTGGCGCCTCTTTTACGACACGATCAAGGGCGGAGACTTCCGTTCCCGCGAGGCCGACGTCTGGCGGCTCTCCCAGGTGAGCAACAACATCATCGACCAGTGCGTCGCGCAGGGCGTGCCGTTCGCCCGCGACTACGCCGGCTACCTCGACACCCGTTCCTTCGGCGGGGCCCAGGTCTCCCGGACCTTCTACGCCCGGGGGCTGACCGGACAGCAGCTCCTGCTGGGCGCCTACTCCGCCATCTCCCGCCAGATCAAGTCGGGGTCGGTAAAGCTCTTCCCGCGTACCGAGATGCTCGACCTCGTGGTGGTCGACGGCGAGGCGAAAGGGATCACCGTCCGAGACCTCGTGACCGGCGAGATCCGCGTCCACACGGGCGACGCGGTCGTGCTGGCTTCCGGCGGATACATGAATGTCTTCTACCTCTCCACGAACGCCATGGGTTGCAGCGTCACAGCGATCTGGAAGGCCCACAAGAAAGGCGCCTACTTCGGCAACCCGTGCTTCACGCAGATTCACCCCACCTGCATCCCGCAAGCCGGCGACTATCAGTCGAAGCTGACCCTCATGTCCGAGTCGCTGCGCAACGACGGCCGGATCTGGGTCCCGAAGAAGAAGGAGGATTGCGGAAAACCGGCCAACCAGATCCCCGAGGACGATCGGGACTACTACCTCGAGCGGAAATACCCGTCCTTCGGGAACCTCGCTCCCCGGGACATCTCTTCCCGCGCGGCGAAGGAGCAGTGCGACGAAGGGCGCGGGGTCGGCCCCGGCGGCCGCGGCGTCTACCTCGATTTCCGCGACGCGATCAAGCGATTAGGCGAAAACGTGATCCGCGAGCGGTACGGCAACCTCTTCGAAATGTATGAGCGGATCACCGACGAGGATGGCTACAAGGCCCCGATGCGCATCTACCCGGCCCCCCACTACGCGATGGGCGGCCTCTGGGTCGACTACAACCTGATGAGCAACCTCCCCGGCCTCTTCGTCCTCGGCGAGGCGAACTTCTCCGTCCACGGCGCGAACCGGCTGGGCGCCAGCGCCCTCATGCAGGGGCTGGCGGACGGCTACTTCGTCATCCCGTACACGATCGCCAACTACCTGAAGGACACGAAGCCCGGCAAGGTGAAGGCGGACCACCCCGAGTGCGCCAAGTCGATCGAGGACGTGAAGGGGACCACCAAGAAGTTCCTCTCCATCAAGGGGAACCGGACCCCCTTCGAGTTCATCCGGGAACTCGGCATAGAGATGTGGAACGACGTCGGGATGGCGCGCAGCAAGGAATCCCTGACCAGGGCAATATCGAAGATCCCGGCGATCCGCGAAGAGTTCTGGAAAAACCTGAAGGTGAGCGGAACCGGCGCCGAGATGAACCAGCAGCTCGAGAACGCCAGCCGCACGGCCGACTTCCTCGAGTTCGGGGAGCTCATCGCGCGCGACGCCCTAAACCGGGACGAGTCGTGCGGCGGGCACTTCCGCGTGGAGCACCAGTACGCGGACGGCGAGGCGAAGCGAAACGACGCGGACTTCTCCTACGCCGCCGCATGGGAGTTCAAGGGGGTCGACAAGGAGCCGGAGCTCCACAAGGAGCCGCTGAAGTTCGAGAACATCCACCTCGCGGTAAGGAGCTATAAATAA
- a CDS encoding succinate dehydrogenase/fumarate reductase iron-sulfur subunit, giving the protein MSAQTSEHGAMTVKLIVWRQKGPNEPGRFETYAAKVTEHHSFLEMLDVVNEDLIMQGKEPITFDHDCREGICGTCSAVVNGVPHGGQKRTTLCQLHMRKFKDGDSIYLEPWRARAFPIIRDLMVDRGALDKLIQAAGYVSCHTGGVPDGNATPISKPDSDYAMDAAECIGCGACVAACPNGAAMLFAGAKVSQFAALPQGQVEAPERVAAMINTMKECGFGNCTNHYECQAACPKGIDVKFIARLNREFLKALFKAKAGTFTPVGE; this is encoded by the coding sequence ATGAGCGCGCAAACTTCGGAACATGGGGCGATGACGGTAAAGTTGATCGTCTGGCGGCAGAAGGGGCCGAACGAGCCCGGCAGGTTCGAGACGTATGCCGCCAAGGTAACGGAGCACCACTCCTTCCTCGAGATGCTCGACGTGGTGAACGAGGACCTGATCATGCAGGGGAAGGAGCCTATCACCTTCGACCACGACTGCCGGGAGGGAATCTGCGGGACGTGCTCCGCGGTCGTCAACGGTGTCCCCCACGGCGGCCAGAAGCGGACCACCCTCTGCCAGCTCCACATGCGGAAGTTCAAGGACGGCGACTCGATCTACCTCGAGCCGTGGCGGGCGCGGGCGTTTCCGATCATCCGCGACCTGATGGTGGACCGCGGCGCGCTGGACAAATTGATCCAGGCGGCCGGGTACGTCTCCTGCCACACCGGCGGGGTGCCGGACGGCAACGCCACGCCGATCTCCAAACCCGATTCCGATTACGCGATGGACGCCGCGGAGTGCATCGGCTGCGGGGCGTGCGTCGCGGCATGCCCCAACGGCGCGGCGATGCTCTTCGCAGGGGCGAAGGTGTCGCAGTTCGCGGCCCTGCCCCAGGGCCAGGTGGAGGCGCCGGAGCGCGTCGCCGCGATGATCAATACGATGAAGGAGTGCGGCTTCGGAAACTGCACCAACCATTACGAGTGCCAGGCGGCGTGTCCGAAGGGGATCGACGTGAAGTTCATCGCTCGCCTGAACCGGGAGTTCCTCAAGGCCCTGTTCAAGGCGAAGGCGGGAACCTTCACCCCGGTCGGGGAATAA